One genomic window of Paenibacillus xylanilyticus includes the following:
- the argH gene encoding argininosuccinate lyase, producing MSKLWGGRFTKQTNHLVEEYTASINFDKALAEEDIQGSLAHVTMLGKCGILPAEDVETIKEGLITVLHKIRAGEVEFSVSDEDIHMNIEKNLIETIGPVGGKLHTGRSRNDQVATDMHLYLRERVVGFVGMLHALQEALIGQAKDNLDTIVPGYTHLQRAQPILFAHHLMAYVSMFQRDAERLMDSYKRINVLPLGAGALAGTTFPIDRHFVAEQLGFDGVYENSLDAVSDRDFIVEFLAAASLIMTHLSRLSEELVLWSSTEFGFVELDDAFCTGSSIMPQKKNPDVPELVRGKTGRVYGNLIGLLTVLKSLPLAYNKDMQEDKEGMFDTVATLEGALQLFAPMIATMKVNKDRMRQAVNQDFSNATDIADFLVGEGLPFRQAHEVIGKTVLYCIQNGKYLLDLSIDEFRQFSPLFDDRIYDVLQPEAVVNARNVYGGTASGQVAEAIGRSEKVLEITAQWITSRG from the coding sequence GTGAGCAAGCTGTGGGGAGGACGTTTTACCAAACAAACCAATCATCTGGTTGAGGAATACACGGCATCAATCAACTTTGACAAAGCTTTGGCTGAGGAAGATATTCAAGGCAGTCTCGCCCATGTAACCATGCTGGGCAAATGCGGTATTTTGCCTGCGGAAGATGTGGAAACGATTAAGGAAGGTTTGATTACCGTACTGCACAAAATCCGTGCAGGCGAAGTGGAATTCTCTGTTTCGGATGAAGACATCCACATGAACATTGAGAAAAACCTGATCGAAACCATTGGCCCTGTCGGTGGCAAATTGCACACAGGTCGCAGCCGGAATGACCAAGTCGCAACAGACATGCACTTGTACCTGCGTGAGCGTGTAGTTGGTTTTGTTGGCATGCTGCATGCGCTGCAGGAAGCGTTGATCGGACAGGCCAAGGACAACCTGGATACAATCGTACCGGGCTATACCCATCTTCAACGTGCACAACCGATTCTGTTCGCTCATCACCTGATGGCGTATGTCTCCATGTTCCAACGGGATGCAGAACGTCTGATGGACAGCTACAAACGGATTAACGTTCTGCCGCTGGGTGCAGGTGCACTTGCAGGAACAACATTCCCGATTGACCGCCACTTTGTAGCCGAGCAGCTCGGCTTCGACGGTGTGTACGAGAACAGTCTGGACGCGGTTAGTGATCGTGACTTTATCGTGGAGTTCCTGGCAGCAGCTTCCCTCATCATGACTCACCTGTCCCGTCTGAGTGAAGAACTGGTGCTGTGGAGCAGTACCGAGTTTGGTTTTGTTGAACTGGACGATGCGTTCTGCACAGGCAGCAGCATTATGCCGCAGAAAAAGAATCCGGATGTCCCGGAGCTTGTTCGTGGTAAAACCGGACGTGTATACGGCAACCTGATCGGTTTGCTGACCGTCTTGAAATCTCTTCCTCTGGCCTACAACAAAGACATGCAGGAAGACAAGGAAGGCATGTTCGATACAGTTGCTACGCTGGAAGGCGCACTGCAATTGTTCGCACCGATGATTGCAACGATGAAAGTGAATAAGGACCGGATGCGCCAAGCGGTGAATCAGGACTTCTCCAACGCTACGGATATTGCCGACTTCCTCGTGGGCGAAGGCTTGCCATTCCGTCAGGCGCATGAAGTCATCGGTAAAACGGTGCTGTACTGCATCCAGAACGGCAAGTATTTGCTGGATCTGAGCATTGATGAGTTCCGTCAGTTCTCCCCGCTGTTTGATGATCGCATCTACGATGTGCTCCAACCGGAAGCGGTGGTTAACGCACGTAACGTATATGGTGGCACAGCTTCCGGACAAGTGGCTGAAGCCATCGGACGCAGTGAAAAGGTGTTGGAAATTACGGCGCAATGGATCACAAGCCGCGGCTAA
- a CDS encoding polymer-forming cytoskeletal protein encodes MEERHLRNDLNVSGLSQTAGGAFHRVSIDGMAKVNGNLDCTSLSVNGTLKMHGALSAESATINGMCTLNGPLNSSRVRVDGLTTIHGNLSSPELEVNGKCTVRGRVDGERIDIGGMITIDGDVQCESLNVQGNIKISGFLNAGSVEIKLHTSSSAKEIGGERIDIRRTEQSGFWKSIGLGGTPSFKTSLIEGDEIVLEDTEADIVRGSKVYIGRGCSIKLVEYSGELEIDPDAKVGSSQRI; translated from the coding sequence ATGGAAGAACGTCATTTGAGAAATGACCTGAATGTATCAGGTTTGAGTCAAACAGCAGGTGGAGCTTTTCACCGGGTTTCCATTGATGGCATGGCCAAAGTAAACGGCAATCTGGATTGTACCTCCTTGAGTGTGAATGGGACGTTGAAGATGCACGGAGCCTTAAGTGCGGAAAGTGCAACCATCAATGGCATGTGCACGCTGAACGGCCCCCTGAACAGCTCCCGTGTTCGTGTGGATGGCCTGACAACCATTCATGGAAACCTCAGTAGTCCTGAGCTTGAAGTAAACGGCAAGTGTACCGTACGTGGGCGAGTGGATGGAGAACGCATCGATATTGGCGGCATGATCACGATTGATGGCGACGTACAATGTGAGTCCCTGAACGTACAGGGCAACATCAAAATTAGTGGCTTCCTGAATGCAGGATCCGTTGAGATCAAGCTGCATACATCTTCTTCAGCCAAAGAGATTGGCGGAGAACGTATTGATATTCGTCGAACGGAACAAAGTGGCTTTTGGAAAAGTATCGGTCTGGGCGGTACACCCTCCTTCAAAACATCCTTAATTGAAGGGGATGAGATCGTATTGGAAGATACGGAGGCTGATATTGTTCGTGGAAGCAAAGTATATATCGGCCGTGGCTGCAGCATCAAACTTGTTGAATACTCAGGCGAGCTTGAGATTGATCCAGATGCCAAGGTGGGCAGCAGTCAGCGGATTTAA
- a CDS encoding YhbD family protein, producing MTDELISKKDLLDLTGISYGQLYRWKRKNLIPEEWFIRKSSYTGQETFFPKQQMLTRIDKILNMKDGLSLDELADVFSPTLGEVEMSAEQLMDRNIVSSPSLELVKEAGREQPMYALEQIMMLYVLEKLLLSGDITRQEGSLLIDVMSEHYYRFANRASELLLIRKMGVPTFMLVGSGSELYFDQGVKVVLRIPLGTFMEELKLKLG from the coding sequence ATGACGGATGAATTGATCTCCAAAAAAGACTTGCTGGACCTTACGGGGATTTCCTATGGTCAGTTATACCGCTGGAAGCGGAAAAACCTTATTCCGGAAGAATGGTTTATTCGGAAGTCTTCATACACGGGTCAGGAAACTTTTTTTCCTAAACAGCAGATGCTGACACGTATCGATAAGATCCTCAATATGAAGGATGGATTATCACTGGATGAGCTGGCGGACGTATTTTCGCCCACATTGGGTGAGGTTGAAATGTCTGCGGAGCAATTAATGGACCGAAACATTGTTTCATCGCCTTCGCTTGAACTGGTAAAAGAGGCCGGACGGGAACAACCTATGTATGCTCTGGAGCAGATTATGATGCTCTATGTCCTCGAGAAGCTGCTGCTCAGCGGGGATATCACCCGTCAGGAGGGCTCATTGCTGATAGATGTCATGTCTGAGCACTATTATCGTTTTGCAAACAGAGCAAGTGAGCTGCTGCTTATTCGTAAGATGGGCGTACCGACATTTATGCTGGTTGGTTCAGGATCAGAGCTTTATTTTGATCAGGGCGTCAAAGTGGTACTGAGAATTCCGCTGGGCACGTTTATGGAAGAGCTGAAACTTAAATTGGGATAA
- a CDS encoding alpha/beta hydrolase — MALIKCDFYSDTLGLSTSMHVILPQQTHNQIGMDNVSGKGLHPTLYLLHGLSDDDSIWLRRTSIERYVANLGIAVVMPQVHRSFYTDMAEGGRYWTFISEELPALARSFFPLSSKREDNYVAGLSMGGYGAFKLALRKPEQYAAAASLSGALDMAAHMDNKILSALQQTEMERIFGPEIKGSENDLLHLLKESQTSQGPRPILYQCCGTEDFLYEENQSFREACIQTDFQLTYEEEPGGHDWAYWDEKIQNVLRWLPLPERN, encoded by the coding sequence ATGGCACTTATAAAATGTGATTTTTACTCCGACACGCTAGGACTTAGCACGAGCATGCATGTTATTCTGCCACAGCAGACCCATAATCAGATTGGGATGGATAACGTTTCAGGCAAAGGACTTCACCCTACGCTGTATTTGCTGCATGGCCTATCGGATGATGATTCCATCTGGCTGCGCCGGACATCCATTGAACGTTATGTGGCAAACCTCGGAATCGCTGTTGTCATGCCGCAAGTGCATCGCAGCTTCTATACGGATATGGCCGAAGGCGGACGTTACTGGACATTCATCAGTGAAGAGCTGCCTGCCCTGGCACGCTCCTTCTTCCCGCTGTCTTCCAAACGGGAAGACAACTACGTTGCCGGCTTGTCCATGGGTGGTTACGGGGCATTCAAACTGGCCCTGCGCAAACCGGAGCAATATGCCGCAGCAGCAAGCTTATCAGGGGCTCTGGATATGGCCGCCCATATGGATAACAAAATTCTCTCCGCACTACAGCAGACCGAAATGGAGCGCATTTTCGGACCAGAGATCAAGGGTTCGGAGAATGACCTGCTTCATTTGCTAAAAGAAAGTCAGACAAGCCAAGGGCCACGTCCAATTCTCTATCAATGCTGCGGCACGGAAGATTTCCTGTATGAAGAAAACCAATCTTTCCGTGAGGCTTGTATACAGACCGATTTTCAGTTGACCTATGAAGAAGAACCTGGCGGACATGACTGGGCTTACTGGGATGAGAAAATTCAGAATGTGCTGCGGTGGCTGCCACTGCCTGAACGGAACTAA